The DNA segment ATGGCGCTTTTGGTGCGCTTGCCTTTGGTATTGGCACCTCGGAAGTTGAGCATGTGATGGCAACGCAGACTTTGCGTCAGCTTAAAGCTAAGACGATGAAAATTGAGGTGCGTGGCAAAGTGGCTGATGGTATTACGGCTAAAGATATCGTGCTGGCGATTATTGGTAAAATTGGTATGGACGGCGGTACAGGCTACGTGGTCGAGTTCTGTGGTGAGGCGATTGAAGCCTTGTCGATGGAGGGGCGGATGACGGTTTGTAATATGGCCATCGAAATGGGCGCTAAAGCGGGCATGATCGCACCCGATACCACTACTGCTGAGTACTTAGAGGGTCGCGAGTTTGCACCTAAAGGAGCAAGTTGGGAGCAGGCGGTTGAAGCATGGAGTCAGTTAAAGACTGATGCCGATGCAGTATTTGATGCCACTGTTGTGATTGAAGCTAAAGATATTGCCCCGCAATTAACCTGGGGGACTAACCCTGGCCAAGTGGTTGCGATTGATCAGCTTGTGCCTAACCCGTTAGATGCCACCAATCCTACCGTGCGTACCAGTATTGAAAATGCCTTACAGTACGTTGATTTAACCGCAGGCACCTTGATGACAGATGTCAGTATTAACAAGGTGTTTATCGGTTCATGTACTAATTCTCGCATTGAAGATCTGCGCGCTGCAGCGGTGCATGCCAAAGGCCGCAAGGTTGCTGACGGGGTTAAAGCTATCGTGGTACCCGGGTCGGGCCTAGTGAAAGAGCAAGCAGAAGCAGAGGGTTTAGATAAGATCTTTTTGGAAGCGGGCTTTGAGTGGCGCTTACCGGGATGCTCTATGTGTTTGGCAATGAACGATGACAAGTTAGAGGTGGGCGATCGCTGCGCGTCGACCAGTAATCGTAATTTTGAAGGTCGACAAGGGCGTGGTAGCCGTACTCACTTAGTGAGCCCTGCCATGGCGGCAGCTGCAGCCGTTGCAGGCCATTTTGTTGATATTCGTAAACCATACTAGGAGAGCAGCATGCAACCATTTATTTCACATACAGGGCTTGCGGTTATCTTAGATAGTGCAAACGTCGATACCGACCAGATTATCCCTAAACAATTTTTGTCTAAGGTGACCCGAGACGGCTTTGGTGTTCACTTATTTCATGATTGGCGTTATCTCGATGAGGCTGGCGATAAGCCAAACCCAGATTTTAATCTGAATCAGCCTCGATATAAGGGGGCGTCTATTCTGGTGTCGCAGGAAAATTTTGGCTGTGGTTCAAGCCGAGAACACGCGCCATGGGCATTGGCTGATTTTGGTTTTAAGGTGATTATTGCGCCTAGTTTTGCCGATATCTTTTATGGCAACTCAATCAACAATGGTTTGTTGCCTGTCAGGTTAACCGATGCCGAAGTTAAACAGCTTATGGCTGAGGTTGAGGCTAAAGAAGGGGCTGAGATCGATGTTGATCTACAAGCATTGACTGTGACGAGTCCATCAGGCGCTTTATTCCATTTTGAAATTGCTCAGTCGGCAAGGCATAACTTATTAAATGGATTAGATGCGATTGGGTTAACGCTGTCACACGTCGATACGATTGCTAATTATGAAGCTAACATTCCATCTTGGAGAGGCTGATAGCATTGAAATAGTACCTAAAAGTTAGCGTACATATGTACCATTATTGAGTTTTGCTGAAGCCATTTAGATTTTTTATAAATGGCTTTGTTTAATTTAGCCTTTGCTTTATTTGCTTAGCGATTGTTTTTATTGTTTTAAATTTTTTCGCCTTTCCGGTTCGCTGTCACATGATAAAGGTGGTAGTTTTTTTCACTGCTATTTGGTTAAATTTATAGAGTACATATGTACCACGGCATTTCCGTGCTTATCCTTTTGATTATCATCCTTATTTGTTTACCTTGGTTATCGGTTTTCAATGTTGTTCAGCGACGCAAACTGCCTATGTTGATACTGTTTTTGTGTTTTAAAATGTGACCTATCCTAGCTTTCTCCTGCTTATAGTTATTTTTGCCAGTGTTTTGTGCTGTTTTTTATAAAGTACTTGAAAAGATATTCTGCAGTTGTAAAATCGCCGCCATTAAAAAGTGGAGTTAATACTCTACTTCTTGTTAACATAATTAGAGATAACAAATGAATAAGCGTTTAATAACTCTTGCTGTTAGTGCAGCACTTTTGGGGACAGTTACACAGGTTCAAGCTGCTGGCTTTCAATTGGCTGAATACTCTGCAACTGGGTTAGGTCGTGCGTACGCTGGTGAAGCTGCGATGGCCGATAACGCTGCGGCGCAATTTCGTAACCCTGCGATGCTAACTTATCTTGAAGGTACTCAGGTGAGCACGGGTGCGATTTTGGTTATGCCGGATATTGATGTCGACGGTGAAGTGACATCAAATGGTGTTACCACACCATCATCAGCAAAAGACATCGCAGGCGATGCCGTTGTACCAAACTTCTACGTTTCTCATCAGTTAAATGAGCAGTGGTATTTAGGTCTAGCGTTAGGTAGCAACTTTGGTATGGCTACAGAACTAGACGATAGTTTCCTTGGCACCCAGTTTGGTAACGAAGCCTCAATTATGGCAATCGAAATTAACCCAAATGTGGCTTACCGTATTAATGAGCAGTTCAGCGTCGGTGCTGGTGTTCGCTTGGTATTAGGCGAAGGTAGCTTTGGTGCACAAGCGCCAGTTTCTCAAGGGCCTTTGCAAGGTAAAACGCTTAAGTACATGGAAGGCGATGATATCTCTTGGGGTTGGCAGTTAGGCGGTGCTTGGCAGATTAACGCCAACAATCGTATTGGCTTTAACTATCGCTCTGAAGTTGAACAAAACCTTGAAGGCGAAGCCAAAGGTTTAGGTTTTGACGTTGCAATGATTATGCAAGGCAAAGCACCTTCAAGTCAGTATGCGGGCTCTATGGAGTTGGCGTTACCAGCGACTGCTGAAATTGCTAGCTTCCATCAATTGACCGATAAGCTTGCTATCCATGCCAGTGTTAACTGGACCGATTGGAGCTCATTTGAAAAGCTTGAAGCAATGATCCCTGAGATCTCAGCTGACCCAATCTTAGTGAAGCAAGAGAACTGGGAAGATAACTACCGTTTTGCCGTTGGTGCAACTTACCAGTTATCACAAAAATCGACCCTAAGAACTGGTGTTGCTTATGACCAAGCTGCTGTTTCTGATGCTAACCGTACAACTACCATTCCAGAAGTTGACCGTTTATGGTTGAGTGTGGGCTACGGTTACCAGTATAGCGACAACCTAGATTTCGATTTTGGTGCAACTTATATTTTTGCTGACGAGTCTCCAATTCATGAGCACGACGAACAATCTGCCATGTTTGGTGGTACGTTTGAAGGTCAAGTTAGCGGCAACATCATTCTTGTTGGTGTTCAGGCGACTTACCGCTTCTAATTTAACGCTCCAGTACGGATTTGCCTTAGCCAACGCTAAGGTGTGTTAGCCCTTATGGTGTTAACCAAAAGCCTCGCATATGCGGGGCTTTTTTGTTTTCAGCCCTAAACCACCCACTTCAGAGTTTAATGCTGATTTTGACTCAGCTGCAGCCGAGTTGGATGAGTGGTCAGTTTCGTGGTAAAAAAGAATAACGGCTGAGGTAATAATGTCTCAATGACCTCCTTGCTGTGTACAATTCTATCCATTCGCCCTAAAGCATCAAAATAAATAAGAGGTTCACCATGAAACCCAAAATTTGGTTACTGGCTATCGGTTCAGCATTGATTAGCGTATCACCACTGGTTAGCGCGAGTGATCCATTACCAATTGAAACTCAACAGCCCGATTCAGTGACTGTGGTAAAGCAGTTTATTCAAGGTTTTAATAATCATAGTGTTGAGCAGTTGCTGCAACAGACTACGCCCAATGTGCATTGGTTTAATTTATCGGGCACGAAAATGGATGTTGAAACGTCCACTCAGCATGAACTGGGGGCAGCGATGACAGACTATTTTGCTCACCTTACCGATGCTAAAGCCGCGCTCAGGCAGATAGTGGTGTCGGCAAATTATGTGAGCACGGTTGAAGAGGTGACCTGGAGTCATGAAGGTGAGCTCAGTAGCCAATGTAGCCTTGGGGTTTATCAGTTATCTGGCGATAAAATTAGTGCGATTTGGTATTACCCTGCCCATGCTTGTGATGAAACCATATGGGTAGATGGCAGTGATCCTGAAATTGTTCAGCCAGAGATCGGCCTATTAAAAGAAACGCGTCAATAAGGAAAGCATAAGTGTCAAAGAAATACATCATTGCACTGGACCAAGGTACAACCAGTTCTCGAGCCATAGTGTTTGATCACAGTACTAATATGGTCGCTAGTTGTCAGCGTGAGTTTAGCCAGATGTACCCTAAACCGGGCTGGGTTGAACATGATGCAATGGAGATTTGGGCTTCGCAAAGCTCGACTCTCATTGAGGCATTAGCCCGAGCCGACATTCATAGTGAAGATGTTGCCGCCATCGGTATTACTAACCAGCGTGAAACCACGGTGATATGGGATAAGGCCACAGGCAAGCCCGTTTACAATGCAATCGTGTGGCAGTGCCGTCGTAGTAAAGCTATCTGTGATGAGCTAAAAACACAGGGGCTTGAAGATTATGTAAAGCAAGCAACAGGTTTACTACTCGACCCCTATTTCTCTGGCACCAAAATTAAGTGGATTTTAGATAATGTCGATGGGGTAAGAGAGCGTGCTGAAAAAGGTGAGTTACTGTTTGGCACCATTGATACCTGGTTGGTATGGAAGCTAACCGAGGGGCAAGCCCATGTTACCGATCCGACTAATGCATCACGTACCATGTTATTTAATATCCACACCCAAGAGTGGGATGAGACTCTGCTTAAGGCGCTCAATATTCCGCGCTCAATATTACCTGAGGTAAAACCTTC comes from the Shewanella halifaxensis HAW-EB4 genome and includes:
- a CDS encoding nuclear transport factor 2 family protein, encoding MKPKIWLLAIGSALISVSPLVSASDPLPIETQQPDSVTVVKQFIQGFNNHSVEQLLQQTTPNVHWFNLSGTKMDVETSTQHELGAAMTDYFAHLTDAKAALRQIVVSANYVSTVEEVTWSHEGELSSQCSLGVYQLSGDKISAIWYYPAHACDETIWVDGSDPEIVQPEIGLLKETRQ
- a CDS encoding outer membrane protein transport protein, encoding MNKRLITLAVSAALLGTVTQVQAAGFQLAEYSATGLGRAYAGEAAMADNAAAQFRNPAMLTYLEGTQVSTGAILVMPDIDVDGEVTSNGVTTPSSAKDIAGDAVVPNFYVSHQLNEQWYLGLALGSNFGMATELDDSFLGTQFGNEASIMAIEINPNVAYRINEQFSVGAGVRLVLGEGSFGAQAPVSQGPLQGKTLKYMEGDDISWGWQLGGAWQINANNRIGFNYRSEVEQNLEGEAKGLGFDVAMIMQGKAPSSQYAGSMELALPATAEIASFHQLTDKLAIHASVNWTDWSSFEKLEAMIPEISADPILVKQENWEDNYRFAVGATYQLSQKSTLRTGVAYDQAAVSDANRTTTIPEVDRLWLSVGYGYQYSDNLDFDFGATYIFADESPIHEHDEQSAMFGGTFEGQVSGNIILVGVQATYRF
- the leuD gene encoding 3-isopropylmalate dehydratase small subunit, whose translation is MQPFISHTGLAVILDSANVDTDQIIPKQFLSKVTRDGFGVHLFHDWRYLDEAGDKPNPDFNLNQPRYKGASILVSQENFGCGSSREHAPWALADFGFKVIIAPSFADIFYGNSINNGLLPVRLTDAEVKQLMAEVEAKEGAEIDVDLQALTVTSPSGALFHFEIAQSARHNLLNGLDAIGLTLSHVDTIANYEANIPSWRG
- the leuC gene encoding 3-isopropylmalate dehydratase large subunit — its product is MAKTLYEKVWDNHIVFAGEGEAPIIYVDRHLVHEVTSPQAFSGLKVAGRKLRAPEKTFATMDHNTSTTSASLDALSPMARTQVETLERNCKEFGVRLYDIHHKNQGIVHVMGPELGITLPGTVIVCGDSHTATHGAFGALAFGIGTSEVEHVMATQTLRQLKAKTMKIEVRGKVADGITAKDIVLAIIGKIGMDGGTGYVVEFCGEAIEALSMEGRMTVCNMAIEMGAKAGMIAPDTTTAEYLEGREFAPKGASWEQAVEAWSQLKTDADAVFDATVVIEAKDIAPQLTWGTNPGQVVAIDQLVPNPLDATNPTVRTSIENALQYVDLTAGTLMTDVSINKVFIGSCTNSRIEDLRAAAVHAKGRKVADGVKAIVVPGSGLVKEQAEAEGLDKIFLEAGFEWRLPGCSMCLAMNDDKLEVGDRCASTSNRNFEGRQGRGSRTHLVSPAMAAAAAVAGHFVDIRKPY